From a single Drosophila sulfurigaster albostrigata strain 15112-1811.04 chromosome 3, ASM2355843v2, whole genome shotgun sequence genomic region:
- the LOC133843123 gene encoding FAS-associated factor 1 isoform X3, with product MSDNQDKEETLASFQNITNIEDVGEAFSHLEAANWDLVEALSRVIPQDDAPLANLNPNTNPIHHHPPEAIAHDAQVSPQAAVGAGTGAGAAHPNANLNTNLNAQQAANTNGFRPFNYDEMPGPSQGARMFPTQLTSSINLDPSRQNNNQNILVFNIHFNQQIYQIRIQSLATVEQLKRKIFDVTNVPQCRQALRGWPPSRASEAQLSETQLCNLGLAPENELILVDLTDDGFMDTEQDESTQRLDKIFKLHIVVEPEGRRTTLSMEGKTTIEELKTKVYYITNTPVRHQEWSGWPSGCDNETTLAQSGIEQNHEFVVRNIADRVQNNSNALNSSDVVNLDSESSADEFEDATDFNNSEYIFTDSPPVQPLNRHLISNNTNDETSGSAQFVENYRARFGEPHADFFIGSLEDALRLACHKPAKERKLLAIYLHHGESILTNVFCDHLMKDEGIILTFRENFVLYGWDMTYESNKDMFLSSLTACINSNASLTARNIKLDKLPAIMLVGKSRMMGRQTCEVLSVIHGNIGLADLQSRLFDTTVMYEEQLQGEIREENERAARDLVKAEQDMAYEETLQADMAKEAAKRQKELAQAAERKRIESERAEEDARRESIRLVAKQSLPQEPAEHEANISKIRVRKPTGDHLERRFYTRDTLQDLLNFVAANGFLIDEYKVFSGWPRRDLTAIEASQTLESLKLYPQETVILEERF from the exons ATGTCGGACAACCAGGACAAAGAAGAAACATTGGCCAGTTTCCAG AATATAACTAACATCGAGGATGTGGGTGAAGCCTTTTCGCATCTGGAAGCTGCAAATTGGGATCTTGTG GAAGCACTCAGCCGTGTAATACCACAAGATGATGCGCCGTTGGCGAATTTGAATCCCAATACCAATCCCATACATCATCATCCGCCCGAGGCGATCGCACACGATGCCCAAGTGTCTCCACAAGCTGCAGTTGGCGCTggaacaggagcaggagcagcacaTCCCAATGCCAATCTTAATACCAATCTGAATgcacaacaagcagcaaacacCAATGGGTTTAGGCCATTCAATTATGATGAGATGCCCGGACCATCGCAGGGTGCACGCATGTTTCCAA CCCAGCTGACGTCGAGCATCAACTTGGATCCCTCAAGGCAGAACAACAACCAGAACATATTGGTATTCAACATACACTTCAATCAGCAAATTTATCAGATACGCATACAATCGCTGGCGACTGTCG AACAACTAAAGCGAAAGATCTTTGATGTGACCAATGTACCACAATGTCGTCAGGCCTTACGTGGCTGGCCACCGTCCAGAGCTAGTGAAGCTCAGCTGTCCGAGACGCAGCTCTGCAATTTGGGCCTGGCGCCAGAGAATGAGCTCATACTTGTGGATCTAACCGATGATGGTTTCATGGATACCGAACA AGATGAGAGTACACAGCGCTTGGATAAGATATTTAAGCTACACATTGTGGTGGAGCCGGAGGGACGCCGCACAACATTGAGTATGGAGGGCAAAACAACAATCGAGGAGCTGAAAACAAAAGTTTACTACATTACCAACACGCCAGTGCGGCATCAGGAATGGTCCGGCTGGCCTAGCGGTTGTGATAACGAAACCACTCTGGCG CAATCGGGCATTGAGCAGAATCATGAGTTTGTGGTGCGCAATATTGCGGATCGCGTGCAAAACAATTCCAATGCATTGAACAGCTC GGACGTCGTCAATCTGGATAGCGAAAGCTCTGCGGATGAGTTTGAGGATGCTACAGACTTCAACAATTCGGAATACATATTCACAGATTCGCCACCTGTGCAGCCATTGAACAGGCATCTGA TTAGCAACAATACGAACGATGAGACGAGCGGCTCGGCACAATTTGTGGAGAACTATAGAGCCCGCTTTGGTGAGCCACATGCTGACTTCTTCATAGGCAGCTTAGAGGATGCACTGCGACTGGCCTGCCACAAGCCCGCCAAGGAG CGCAAACTGTTGGCCATCTATTTGCATCATGGCGAGAGTATTCTGACAAATGTATTCTGTGATCATCTCATGAAGGACGAGGGCATCATTTTGACATTTCGCGAGAATTTCGTGCTCTATGGTTGGGACATGACGTACGAGAGCAACAAGGATAT GTTCCTGTCGTCACTGACGGCCTGCATCAATAGCAACGCTTCATTGACGGCCAGAAATATCAAGCTAGACAAGCTGCCCGCCATTATGCTAGTCGGCAAGAGTCGCATGATGGGCCGTCAGACATGCGAGGTCTTATCTGTGATTCATG GCAACATTGGGCTGGCTGATTTGCAGTCGCGTCTCTTCGATACTACAGTGATGTATGAGGAGCAGCTGCAGGGCGAGATACGCGAGGAGAACGAACGTGCGGCGCGCGATCTGGTTAAGGCCGAGCAGGACATGGCATACGAGGAGACGCTTCAAGCCGACATGGCCAAAGAGGCAGCGAAGCGTCAAAAGGAATTGGCCCAAGCAGCCGAGCGCAAGCGCATTGAAAGCGAGCGTGCCGAAGAAGATGCTAGACGTGAATCCATCAGATTAGTG GCTAAGCAATCATTACCTCAGGAGCCTGCCGAGCATGAAGCAAACATTTCCAAAATACGTGTGCGCAAGCCAACTGGCGATCACCTGGAGCGTCGCTTCTACACACGTGACACACTCCAG gACCTGCTAAACTTTGTGGCAGCCAATGGCTTTCTGATCGATGAGTACAAAGTGTTTAGCGGCTGGCCACGTCGTGATCTGACCGCCATCGAAGCGAGCCAAACGCTTGAGAGCCTCAAGCTGTATCCGCAGGAAACTGTCATATTGGAGGAAcgattttga
- the LOC133843123 gene encoding FAS-associated factor 1 isoform X1 — protein MSDNQDKEETLASFQNITNIEDVGEAFSHLEAANWDLVEALSRVIPQDDAPLANLNPNTNPIHHHPPEAIAHDAQVSPQAAVGAGTGAGAAHPNANLNTNLNAQQAANTNGFRPFNYDEMPGPSQGARMFPTSQLLAQLTSSINLDPSRQNNNQNILVFNIHFNQQIYQIRIQSLATVEQLKRKIFDVTNVPQCRQALRGWPPSRASEAQLSETQLCNLGLAPENELILVDLTDDGFMDTEQDESTQRLDKIFKLHIVVEPEGRRTTLSMEGKTTIEELKTKVYYITNTPVRHQEWSGWPSGCDNETTLAQSGIEQNHEFVVRNIADRVQNNSNALNSSDVVNLDSESSADEFEDATDFNNSEYIFTDSPPVQPLNRHLISNNTNDETSGSAQFVENYRARFGEPHADFFIGSLEDALRLACHKPAKERKLLAIYLHHGESILTNVFCDHLMKDEGIILTFRENFVLYGWDMTYESNKDMFLSSLTACINSNASLTARNIKLDKLPAIMLVGKSRMMGRQTCEVLSVIHGNIGLADLQSRLFDTTVMYEEQLQGEIREENERAARDLVKAEQDMAYEETLQADMAKEAAKRQKELAQAAERKRIESERAEEDARRESIRLVAKQSLPQEPAEHEANISKIRVRKPTGDHLERRFYTRDTLQDLLNFVAANGFLIDEYKVFSGWPRRDLTAIEASQTLESLKLYPQETVILEERF, from the exons ATGTCGGACAACCAGGACAAAGAAGAAACATTGGCCAGTTTCCAG AATATAACTAACATCGAGGATGTGGGTGAAGCCTTTTCGCATCTGGAAGCTGCAAATTGGGATCTTGTG GAAGCACTCAGCCGTGTAATACCACAAGATGATGCGCCGTTGGCGAATTTGAATCCCAATACCAATCCCATACATCATCATCCGCCCGAGGCGATCGCACACGATGCCCAAGTGTCTCCACAAGCTGCAGTTGGCGCTggaacaggagcaggagcagcacaTCCCAATGCCAATCTTAATACCAATCTGAATgcacaacaagcagcaaacacCAATGGGTTTAGGCCATTCAATTATGATGAGATGCCCGGACCATCGCAGGGTGCACGCATGTTTCCAA CGTCACAATTGCTAGCCCAGCTGACGTCGAGCATCAACTTGGATCCCTCAAGGCAGAACAACAACCAGAACATATTGGTATTCAACATACACTTCAATCAGCAAATTTATCAGATACGCATACAATCGCTGGCGACTGTCG AACAACTAAAGCGAAAGATCTTTGATGTGACCAATGTACCACAATGTCGTCAGGCCTTACGTGGCTGGCCACCGTCCAGAGCTAGTGAAGCTCAGCTGTCCGAGACGCAGCTCTGCAATTTGGGCCTGGCGCCAGAGAATGAGCTCATACTTGTGGATCTAACCGATGATGGTTTCATGGATACCGAACA AGATGAGAGTACACAGCGCTTGGATAAGATATTTAAGCTACACATTGTGGTGGAGCCGGAGGGACGCCGCACAACATTGAGTATGGAGGGCAAAACAACAATCGAGGAGCTGAAAACAAAAGTTTACTACATTACCAACACGCCAGTGCGGCATCAGGAATGGTCCGGCTGGCCTAGCGGTTGTGATAACGAAACCACTCTGGCG CAATCGGGCATTGAGCAGAATCATGAGTTTGTGGTGCGCAATATTGCGGATCGCGTGCAAAACAATTCCAATGCATTGAACAGCTC GGACGTCGTCAATCTGGATAGCGAAAGCTCTGCGGATGAGTTTGAGGATGCTACAGACTTCAACAATTCGGAATACATATTCACAGATTCGCCACCTGTGCAGCCATTGAACAGGCATCTGA TTAGCAACAATACGAACGATGAGACGAGCGGCTCGGCACAATTTGTGGAGAACTATAGAGCCCGCTTTGGTGAGCCACATGCTGACTTCTTCATAGGCAGCTTAGAGGATGCACTGCGACTGGCCTGCCACAAGCCCGCCAAGGAG CGCAAACTGTTGGCCATCTATTTGCATCATGGCGAGAGTATTCTGACAAATGTATTCTGTGATCATCTCATGAAGGACGAGGGCATCATTTTGACATTTCGCGAGAATTTCGTGCTCTATGGTTGGGACATGACGTACGAGAGCAACAAGGATAT GTTCCTGTCGTCACTGACGGCCTGCATCAATAGCAACGCTTCATTGACGGCCAGAAATATCAAGCTAGACAAGCTGCCCGCCATTATGCTAGTCGGCAAGAGTCGCATGATGGGCCGTCAGACATGCGAGGTCTTATCTGTGATTCATG GCAACATTGGGCTGGCTGATTTGCAGTCGCGTCTCTTCGATACTACAGTGATGTATGAGGAGCAGCTGCAGGGCGAGATACGCGAGGAGAACGAACGTGCGGCGCGCGATCTGGTTAAGGCCGAGCAGGACATGGCATACGAGGAGACGCTTCAAGCCGACATGGCCAAAGAGGCAGCGAAGCGTCAAAAGGAATTGGCCCAAGCAGCCGAGCGCAAGCGCATTGAAAGCGAGCGTGCCGAAGAAGATGCTAGACGTGAATCCATCAGATTAGTG GCTAAGCAATCATTACCTCAGGAGCCTGCCGAGCATGAAGCAAACATTTCCAAAATACGTGTGCGCAAGCCAACTGGCGATCACCTGGAGCGTCGCTTCTACACACGTGACACACTCCAG gACCTGCTAAACTTTGTGGCAGCCAATGGCTTTCTGATCGATGAGTACAAAGTGTTTAGCGGCTGGCCACGTCGTGATCTGACCGCCATCGAAGCGAGCCAAACGCTTGAGAGCCTCAAGCTGTATCCGCAGGAAACTGTCATATTGGAGGAAcgattttga
- the LOC133843123 gene encoding FAS-associated factor 1 isoform X2 yields the protein MSDNQDKEETLASFQNITNIEDVGEAFSHLEAANWDLVEALSRVIPQDDAPLANLNPNTNPIHHHPPEAIAHDAQVSPQAAVGAGTGAGAAHPNANLNTNLNAQQAANTNGFRPFNYDEMPGPSQGARMFPSKLRKTQLTSSINLDPSRQNNNQNILVFNIHFNQQIYQIRIQSLATVEQLKRKIFDVTNVPQCRQALRGWPPSRASEAQLSETQLCNLGLAPENELILVDLTDDGFMDTEQDESTQRLDKIFKLHIVVEPEGRRTTLSMEGKTTIEELKTKVYYITNTPVRHQEWSGWPSGCDNETTLAQSGIEQNHEFVVRNIADRVQNNSNALNSSDVVNLDSESSADEFEDATDFNNSEYIFTDSPPVQPLNRHLISNNTNDETSGSAQFVENYRARFGEPHADFFIGSLEDALRLACHKPAKERKLLAIYLHHGESILTNVFCDHLMKDEGIILTFRENFVLYGWDMTYESNKDMFLSSLTACINSNASLTARNIKLDKLPAIMLVGKSRMMGRQTCEVLSVIHGNIGLADLQSRLFDTTVMYEEQLQGEIREENERAARDLVKAEQDMAYEETLQADMAKEAAKRQKELAQAAERKRIESERAEEDARRESIRLVAKQSLPQEPAEHEANISKIRVRKPTGDHLERRFYTRDTLQDLLNFVAANGFLIDEYKVFSGWPRRDLTAIEASQTLESLKLYPQETVILEERF from the exons ATGTCGGACAACCAGGACAAAGAAGAAACATTGGCCAGTTTCCAG AATATAACTAACATCGAGGATGTGGGTGAAGCCTTTTCGCATCTGGAAGCTGCAAATTGGGATCTTGTG GAAGCACTCAGCCGTGTAATACCACAAGATGATGCGCCGTTGGCGAATTTGAATCCCAATACCAATCCCATACATCATCATCCGCCCGAGGCGATCGCACACGATGCCCAAGTGTCTCCACAAGCTGCAGTTGGCGCTggaacaggagcaggagcagcacaTCCCAATGCCAATCTTAATACCAATCTGAATgcacaacaagcagcaaacacCAATGGGTTTAGGCCATTCAATTATGATGAGATGCCCGGACCATCGCAGGGTGCACGCATGTTTCCAAGTAAGTTAAGAAAGA CCCAGCTGACGTCGAGCATCAACTTGGATCCCTCAAGGCAGAACAACAACCAGAACATATTGGTATTCAACATACACTTCAATCAGCAAATTTATCAGATACGCATACAATCGCTGGCGACTGTCG AACAACTAAAGCGAAAGATCTTTGATGTGACCAATGTACCACAATGTCGTCAGGCCTTACGTGGCTGGCCACCGTCCAGAGCTAGTGAAGCTCAGCTGTCCGAGACGCAGCTCTGCAATTTGGGCCTGGCGCCAGAGAATGAGCTCATACTTGTGGATCTAACCGATGATGGTTTCATGGATACCGAACA AGATGAGAGTACACAGCGCTTGGATAAGATATTTAAGCTACACATTGTGGTGGAGCCGGAGGGACGCCGCACAACATTGAGTATGGAGGGCAAAACAACAATCGAGGAGCTGAAAACAAAAGTTTACTACATTACCAACACGCCAGTGCGGCATCAGGAATGGTCCGGCTGGCCTAGCGGTTGTGATAACGAAACCACTCTGGCG CAATCGGGCATTGAGCAGAATCATGAGTTTGTGGTGCGCAATATTGCGGATCGCGTGCAAAACAATTCCAATGCATTGAACAGCTC GGACGTCGTCAATCTGGATAGCGAAAGCTCTGCGGATGAGTTTGAGGATGCTACAGACTTCAACAATTCGGAATACATATTCACAGATTCGCCACCTGTGCAGCCATTGAACAGGCATCTGA TTAGCAACAATACGAACGATGAGACGAGCGGCTCGGCACAATTTGTGGAGAACTATAGAGCCCGCTTTGGTGAGCCACATGCTGACTTCTTCATAGGCAGCTTAGAGGATGCACTGCGACTGGCCTGCCACAAGCCCGCCAAGGAG CGCAAACTGTTGGCCATCTATTTGCATCATGGCGAGAGTATTCTGACAAATGTATTCTGTGATCATCTCATGAAGGACGAGGGCATCATTTTGACATTTCGCGAGAATTTCGTGCTCTATGGTTGGGACATGACGTACGAGAGCAACAAGGATAT GTTCCTGTCGTCACTGACGGCCTGCATCAATAGCAACGCTTCATTGACGGCCAGAAATATCAAGCTAGACAAGCTGCCCGCCATTATGCTAGTCGGCAAGAGTCGCATGATGGGCCGTCAGACATGCGAGGTCTTATCTGTGATTCATG GCAACATTGGGCTGGCTGATTTGCAGTCGCGTCTCTTCGATACTACAGTGATGTATGAGGAGCAGCTGCAGGGCGAGATACGCGAGGAGAACGAACGTGCGGCGCGCGATCTGGTTAAGGCCGAGCAGGACATGGCATACGAGGAGACGCTTCAAGCCGACATGGCCAAAGAGGCAGCGAAGCGTCAAAAGGAATTGGCCCAAGCAGCCGAGCGCAAGCGCATTGAAAGCGAGCGTGCCGAAGAAGATGCTAGACGTGAATCCATCAGATTAGTG GCTAAGCAATCATTACCTCAGGAGCCTGCCGAGCATGAAGCAAACATTTCCAAAATACGTGTGCGCAAGCCAACTGGCGATCACCTGGAGCGTCGCTTCTACACACGTGACACACTCCAG gACCTGCTAAACTTTGTGGCAGCCAATGGCTTTCTGATCGATGAGTACAAAGTGTTTAGCGGCTGGCCACGTCGTGATCTGACCGCCATCGAAGCGAGCCAAACGCTTGAGAGCCTCAAGCTGTATCCGCAGGAAACTGTCATATTGGAGGAAcgattttga
- the LOC133843141 gene encoding uncharacterized protein LOC133843141, producing MFFSSAIIFRFKIVTLCALSAGLPFTLTQSASAAITVSVTPTTSQEQQLPQRIYGLLDKLFTGRKLNASAKFALLLAEFLIKQKMRYVAPTRYDRQLYYHLLHHMDRLMRNSNQNMNQLEKQILDNAFQRNVLLLPPSLKYGELNANAEYEQLAMNYDNLVNRGQPNSTQSDRCMRDIVNLNPIKCKLSLDCLQVLTSEASAYGYQRTHQVLLLFMLSHHACAPVLSPPQLYEELAKSHCNEILSEQNAIRSLALGMGKYKDLYLEQATICGLYGYNEFLNWRNVMEIDSWFPDDDLNNEHINDLALVFYINALLLLH from the exons ATGTTCTTCTCCAGCGCAATAATATTCCGTTTCAAAATTGTAACACTTTGCGCTCTTAGTGCTGGTCTACCATTTACACTAACCCAATCCGCATCCGCCGCTATCACCGTCTCTGTCACCCCAACAACGTCGCAGGAGCAACAACTGCCGCAGCGCATTTATGGTTTGCTAGATAAATTGTTCACTGGCAGAAAACTGAATGCGAGTGCCAAGTTTGCATTGTTGCTTGCCGAATTCCTGATAAAAC AGAAAATGCGTTATGTGGCCCCCACACGATACGACCGTCAATTGTATTACCATCTGCTGCATCACATGGATCGTCTAATGCGgaattcaaatcaaaacatGAATCAATTGGAAAAACAAA TACTGGACAACGCCTTCCAACGTAATGTGCTGCTTTTGCCGCCCAGCCTGAA ATATGGCgagttaaatgcaaatgccgaGTACGAGCAGCTGGCCATGAATTATGACAATCTGGTTAATCGGGGTCAACCTAATAGCACACAATCGGATCGCTGCATGCGTGATATAGTTAATTTGAATCCCATTAAGTGCAAGCTCAGCCTGGACTGTCTACAAGTGTTGACTAGCGAGGCTTCTGCATATGGTTATCAGCGCACTCATCA GGTTCTGCTGCTTTTTATGCTTTCGCATCACGCTTGTGCGCCCGTTTTAAGTCCTCCTCAGCTCTATGAGGAGTTGGCTAAGAGTCACTGCAACGAAATTTTGAGTGAACAAAATGCTATACGTAGCCTGGCCTTGGGAATGGGCAAGTACAAGGACTTGTATTTGGAGCAAG caacaatCTGTGGTCTGTATGGTTATAATGAGTTTCTCAACTGGCGAAATGTGATGGAAATTGACAGTTGGTTTCCCGATGATGACCTCAATAACGAGCACATTAACGACTTGGCTCTGGTGTTCTATATAaatgcgctgctgctgctgcattaa